The Linepithema humile isolate Giens D197 chromosome 7, Lhum_UNIL_v1.0, whole genome shotgun sequence genome has a window encoding:
- the LOC105671559 gene encoding jerky protein homolog-like → MAQKRKKIVVSVEQKLEAIKRLDSGEIIRKIAADLGETTVGDWRRKRADLERFATKSCNAMTNRKTMKTAEYDKIDRALFLWFTQLREKGLPISGPILQQKAIMFAKQFPNESETFTASSGWLDRWKKRHGIRQLNICGEKLSADGSGMNQFREEFNKLVTEEGYTRDQIYNCDETGVNYKMMSSKTLAVREESTAPGYKKK, encoded by the exons ATGGCTCAGAAACGGAAAAAAATTGTGGTGAGTGTGGAGCAGAAATTAGAAGCAATAAAAAGATTGGATAGTGGcgaaattattcgaaaaatcgCGGCTGATTTAGGAGAGACCACCGTAGGCGATTGGCGTCGGAAGCGAGCCGATTTGGAAAGATTTGCAACTAAATCATGCAATGCGATGACAAATCGTAAAACAATGAAAACTGcagaatatgataaaatagaCAGAGCTTTATTCTTATGGTTCACTCAACTGAGAGAAAAGGGACTACCCATATCAG GCCCAATTTTACAGCAAAAGGCTATAATGTTTGCGAAACAGTTTCCTAACGAAAGTGAGACTTTTACTGCAAGCAGTGGATGGTTGGATAGGTGGAAAAAGAGGCACGGTATTCGTCAGTTAAATATTTGTGGCGAAAAATTATCAGCTGATGGAAGTGGAATGAATCAGTTTAGAGAAGAATTCAATAAGCTTGTTACAGAAGAAGGTTACACGAGAGATCAAATTTACAATTGCGATGAGACTGGCgtaaattacaaaatgatGTCTTCCAAAACACTAGCTGTGAGAGAAGAATCAACTGCTCCgggatacaaaaaaaaataa